The genomic segment CTCTTGTCATGGATCCCGTATCCGCAGCGGGCATGTTGCTCCCCATATTGATGGCGCAAGATATTGTCAGCGTATGGGCTTTTCGGCGAAGCTTTGACAGCCGCACTTTGAAACTTACCTTGCCAGGGGCAGTCTGCGGTATTTTTCTAGGCTGGTGGTTTGCCGCGGTTGTGAATGCGGACGCGGTGCGAGGACTTGTCGGAGTCATCGCGCTCGCCTTCGGCACGTACAGGCTATCCCCGAAGATAAGTGGACTTGCACAAATGAAAGGCCCTGCGCCTGAATGGGTCGGTACACTTATGGGTGGAGTATCCGGATTTACGAGCCAGATCGCGCATGCCGGCGGGCCTCCTTTTCAGATTTGGGCATTATCCCGCAACTTTCCCCATTTGGTATTTGTCGGGACATCTTCGATATTCTTCGGGATCATCAACTGGATGAAGGTCCCGGCATATGCCGCCCTGGGGCAATTCAACAGTCAGAATATGACGTTGACGGCCGTATTCATGCCACTGGCACTCGCAAGTACCTTTGCCGGGGTCTGGTTGGTAAAAAGAGTGTCGCCTGTCCGGTTCAACGCGATCATCAACCTATTGATGATCGGCGTTGGTCTCGAACTTATCCGGCAAGCCATCTGGTGATGGCGCTAATGCTTATTTCGGTGAAAGCACCATCAGCATCTGGCGACCTTCCATCCGGGGATGGGCTTCAATCTTTGCGGTTTCGGCTGTATCGGCCTGGACGCGCTGCAACAGCTGCATTCCCAGCTGTTGGTGGGCCAACTCGCGGCCACGGAAACGAAGCGTGATCTTGACCTTGTCACCCTCTTCAATGAACTCGGCAACCTTCTTCATCTTCACCATATAATCATGGTCATCGATGTTCGGACGCATCTTGATCTCTTTGATCTCCTGCGTCTTCTGGCTCTTACGGGCCAGGTTGGCCTTTTTCTGGGCCTCATATTTAAACTTGCCGATGTCGAGAAATTTGCAGACTGGGGGATCAGCATTTGGAGAAACCTCCACCAGATCCAGTCCTACTTCAGCAGCTTGAGCTATCGCTTCGCGGGTATATAACACCCCCAGATTTTCACCGTCATCATCAATGACACGGACTTTTTCGGCGGTGATTAAATTGTTGTAGCGCGGTCCACTTTTAACAGGTGGGGTCATAGCGCGCCGGGTCGGCGGGGTTGCGATAGTCGATACTCCTGAAATTGTTATGGTGCGCCAATACAGCCATTTGCCACGCAAATAAAGGCCTTAGGCATAGGGTGTGCAATATTGTCGCATATAGTGACTTCAGCGCCACGATGTAAGAGTTGACGGAGGTGTTCGCGTCACGACGATCGCGTGATTCGCTCGATAGAACCGCGCATCGCGAGGTCGTTTGATTCACGCATACGAATGCGGACAAATACCGGCCAAAATTTTTCAGGAACGCTTTCAACGCGATACTCAGGCATGCGATGAAATGCCCGTCTGTTCACTTTACGTGCAGGTAAAACACTGTATGGCTCCGAAATATAGTGTCACAATTGACAATCAATAAAACTCTTTTGTGATATAAAATTGCGAAAGATTAGGAATTGAAATGAACAGCTCCTCCAGTGGTTCGCTTTCCAGCGTACCAAATGGGCGGATCATTGACTTCGAAACAGCAGAATTGCGCAAGCTGCCCTTTCAGGACAGCCTGTATCTCTGGGTAAAGGGGACCCTCCCGGGAGCAGGTTTCGAAGCTAGACTGGCCCCCCGAATATATCAGAACAGACCCGACTATTGGGGGATTGAGGTGGCGGTTGTGCAGGCACACGCCCCTGATCAATCGGGCGACACCGAACTATTACATATTTTCGAGCGATCGATCCCTCTGACGGGCATTACGGGAAATCGGGGGATTACCGTTATTGGTGCCAATCAGGTGAAGCGGATCGACATTGCCGGTGAGTCCTGAGAGGGTCGCAACTTGCCGGTAAGGTCGGGGGCAGGCAATTTCATTGTCTGTCCCCGTACTTTGCTTCCCCTCTTAGTTCGCTAACCCCGTTAGATCCGAAACGCTCAGGATCTGGGGAAGAATCTTCGCCTCGCCCTGAGGTGGATAATAGAGATAAAGCGGAACGCCGGACCGTCCGTGCTTGGCAAGAAACCGTGTTATCACAGGATCGCGGCGCGTATAGTCGCCCACCATCGTCACAATAGCAGCTTTCTCAAAAGCCTTTTTGGTTTCATCTCGGTCAATCGCCGCAGCCTCGTTGACTTTGCACGTCACACACCAGTCAGCGGTGAAGTAGAGGAAAACGGGCTTCCCTCCTTTTCGAAGCTGCGCAAGCTTTTCTTCCGAAAAAGCTTCCCCGCCCAGTTCCGCGACGGAAGGTTGTGTTACCGCAGAATTTGGCAACCGGTCCAATGCCAAAAAGCCCATGATCATGAGGGTGCTACCCAGTCCCAATATCAAACTGACGGGCGCCTGCTGTCGTTTGATGATTATAATGCCAAGGAGCATGGCTGCTGCGGCTATTGCCCCCAACACCCAACCCGCGCCACCCACCAATTGACCGAGCAGCCACACCAACGCCAACGCCGTCAGCGCCATGGGGAGCGCCATCCATTTTCGGAATGTCACCATCCAAGGACCCGGTCGGGGCATACGCGCGCGTAACGCCGGAATATAGGCAATGGCCAGAAACGGCAGGGCGAGGCCCAGGCCCAGCCCTGCAAATATCAGCAAAGCCTGCGCCGCAGGCAGTAAAAGGGCCGCGCCTATTGCCGCTGCCATGAACGGACCGGTGCAGGGCGTGGCTACAACAGCCGCAAGCACGCCCGTCCAGAAAGATCCTGCTGCACCGCCTTGGCGTGTAAGACGATCGCCCGCGCCGATGCCGCCTATTTCAAACAGGCCGACAAGATTTGCGGTGACTGCGACCATCAACAGCAACAGCACGAATACAATGAAAGGGTCCTGAAGCTGGAAGGCCCAGCCGACTTCTTGTCCCGCCGCGCGCAGGCCCAGCATGATCGCGCCGAGTGCAAGGCAGCTGAGCAGGATTCCTGCGGTATATGCCCAGGCATCGCGGCGCGCCGTGCGTTCGTCACCACCGGCCTTTGCGATTGCGATCGCTTTCAGCCCCAAGATCGGAAAGACGCAAGGCATCAAGTTCAGAAGAAGACCGCCGAGAATAGAGAGCGCCAATATCAGTGCAAAGCTCGTGGGATTACCGGATGGCGGGGTTGCACTGTCGGCGCCCAGCACCGACACCACTTCGCCACCGCTGGGCACCGATCCTGGAACGGCCCGCAATTCTATTCCCTGACCATCGCCAAACCGCAGCAGGCCGTCAATTTGTCCGTCAAAAGCTTTGTCGACACCGCCTGTCAGAATAAGCCAATTGCCGGTGCGCCGTGCTGTCTGCGGCGCGGCGTAGCGGAAGACATTCTGGGTTTGCGGGAAGAACCAGACTTTATCGGCAGCAGCTCCTTCCGGGAAGGGAATGGCGATCGAAATGGCGCTGCCGTTGATGGCGTAGCTTGCCTGCCTGTCCAGCGGTACCGGCAATGCGGCGCGCCATTGGTCGAAGCGAGTGCGCTGCTCAACAGTGATGGTTCCGTCACCGACCGTCAGCGGGATGGTGAAGCTTCCGCTTTCCGGAACGCAAACCAGATCGGAGCAGGCGGACCATCTGGCGTTCACTTTGATGTCGAGTTTTTTACCCGGCTGACGCTTCGGCGCTATCTGAAGGTCGACCAGAAAGGCGTGTTTGGCCTTGTAGATATGGTTCATAAACCCGCTGACAACCAGGGTTTCCGGGACCGGAGCGCGGATCGGGCCGGGGGTGACGCCCTCGGGCAGGGTCCATTCCAGTTCGAGGGGCGTTCCGGCATCGCCGGGGTTTAGCCAATAGTCGTGCCAGCCCGGTTTCGGGTCCATGATGATGGCGATTGTGACCGTGTCCCCCGGTGCGGGAACTGCCGTTTCCGCCTCCACCGTGGCGCGCACATTTTGGGGGGCGCCGGGAATTTGGGCGCTGGCCGGGTGAAACGCAGCCGAAAGGGCGAGCAGGAACAGGCCGAGCGCCCCTATCCAAAAGGCCGCCAGTATTGCGCGTCCATTACCCTGAAAATGCGTACCCGTCATAGGCGCCTCTTTGCCATCAAGCGGCGCGGGTGGACAGCATATTATTCGGCTGCCGCAGCCGCAGAGGCAAAGGGCATGGCCTTCGCCTTGCGCCAGCCGCCGTGCAGATAATAGGCAATGGACAAGATACCCGACGCGATGGAAGTGGCGATAAAAGCCGCCCAGATCGCGTCCGCCCCGAACCGGTCAAGCAGGCCAAAGCCCACGAGAAAGCGCACCACTATAGCCGCAAAAATCAGGATCAGCAGCGGCGCCAGCACCGCCCCGTTCGCGCGGACGGCAAAGGTGACGACGACCGACACGCCCATCAGGATAAAGCTCCATCCGATGATGTGGTTGATGTGGATGGCAATGGCAATGGCAATGGCCGGACTGCCGTCGGGCAGGAACAGGCCAAGCAAGGGCGCGGCAAAGACCGTGGTCAGCAAAACCAATATGCCCGACATGATGAGGTTGATGACAATGCCCGACCATACGGCACGGTCGACTCGCGCCCAGTTATTCGCCCCGATATTCTGTGCGACCATCGCGCTGACCGCGCTGCCCACCGCGACCGCAGGCATTTGCACATAGCTCCACAGCTGGTTCATCACGCCAAAGGCCGCCGTTGTGTCGACCCCTTCGCGGTTGACGAGGCCGATCATGACAAGGGCTGATCCCGACATGATGATCATCGACAGCCCCATGGGCAGGCCCATGCGCGCAATAGGTTTCAAAAAGCGCGGGTCTGGACGCACCCATTTCAGCTCCGCCCCGCGCAGACGGATGGTCAAATCCTTCGCGTAGATTTTGCGGATCAGCAGCGCGAGGCTGATGATGCTGGCGATCAATGTGGCAAGCGCGGAACCGGCAATGCCCATCGCCGGAATAGGCCCCAGCCCGAGAATGAAAACCGGGTTCAGCACGATGTCGAGCCCGACATTGAGCACGGTGTTCCAGAAGGGCGTCACCGAATCCCCGACGCCGCGTAAAGAGGAGGAGATCAGTATCATGACAAAGGACGTCGGCATCGACAGGAACATGACGCGCAAATAGGCAAGCGCGAAGGGATAGGCCCCCTCCGGCGTTGCCATCAGCCGCAGCATCTGTGGAGCAAAAATCCAGCCCAAAGCCGCAGTTACCGCGCCGGATACAAAGAAGATGCCCGTGGCCGTTCCCATGACACGGCGAACCGATTCCACATCGCGCCGGCCCATATTCTGCCCGATCAAAATGGTGGTCGCCATGGAAAAGCCAAACAGTGCGGAGAACATCAGGAACATGATCAGCCCTGCATTGGCCGACGCGGCGAGGGCTTCTTCGCCCAGAAACTGGCCGATCCAGATCGAATTGACCGAATTGTTCAGCGACTGCAATATGTTGACGCCCAGCGACGGTAACGCGAACAGGAACAATGTCTTGGCGACGGGGCCAACGGTCAGGTCGCGTTGATGGGCGGGGGCAGTCATGATGCGTTCATGGCAAAGCCGGAGCGATCAGGATAGCCGCAAATTGCCGGAACGCGGACTAGCCTGCCAGACCGGCGTCCTCAATGCCTTCCTCGAGGGAGCCCGGCACCAATATCCAATGCCCTGCGAACAGATCGCCGTCGCCAAATTCCATTTCGAATGCGCCGCCTTCGTAGATGGTGATCGCGGGCATGGTCAGCCGTGCGCGAAAGGCGGCTTGCGATAAGATCGGTGTTCCTTCCGGGCGCCATTCGTCCACCCAAAGCTGGTACAGATTTTCGACGATCTTCTTTTCAGCCTCGGCTTGCCACCGCAGCGCATC from the Sphingorhabdus lacus genome contains:
- a CDS encoding sulfite exporter TauE/SafE family protein → MSLPADVTFYLVASAAVILVGLAKGGFAGLGAAAIPLLALVMDPVSAAGMLLPILMAQDIVSVWAFRRSFDSRTLKLTLPGAVCGIFLGWWFAAVVNADAVRGLVGVIALAFGTYRLSPKISGLAQMKGPAPEWVGTLMGGVSGFTSQIAHAGGPPFQIWALSRNFPHLVFVGTSSIFFGIINWMKVPAYAALGQFNSQNMTLTAVFMPLALASTFAGVWLVKRVSPVRFNAIINLLMIGVGLELIRQAIW
- the infC gene encoding translation initiation factor IF-3, producing the protein MTPPVKSGPRYNNLITAEKVRVIDDDGENLGVLYTREAIAQAAEVGLDLVEVSPNADPPVCKFLDIGKFKYEAQKKANLARKSQKTQEIKEIKMRPNIDDHDYMVKMKKVAEFIEEGDKVKITLRFRGRELAHQQLGMQLLQRVQADTAETAKIEAHPRMEGRQMLMVLSPK
- a CDS encoding protein-disulfide reductase DsbD family protein, with translation MTGTHFQGNGRAILAAFWIGALGLFLLALSAAFHPASAQIPGAPQNVRATVEAETAVPAPGDTVTIAIIMDPKPGWHDYWLNPGDAGTPLELEWTLPEGVTPGPIRAPVPETLVVSGFMNHIYKAKHAFLVDLQIAPKRQPGKKLDIKVNARWSACSDLVCVPESGSFTIPLTVGDGTITVEQRTRFDQWRAALPVPLDRQASYAINGSAISIAIPFPEGAAADKVWFFPQTQNVFRYAAPQTARRTGNWLILTGGVDKAFDGQIDGLLRFGDGQGIELRAVPGSVPSGGEVVSVLGADSATPPSGNPTSFALILALSILGGLLLNLMPCVFPILGLKAIAIAKAGGDERTARRDAWAYTAGILLSCLALGAIMLGLRAAGQEVGWAFQLQDPFIVFVLLLLMVAVTANLVGLFEIGGIGAGDRLTRQGGAAGSFWTGVLAAVVATPCTGPFMAAAIGAALLLPAAQALLIFAGLGLGLALPFLAIAYIPALRARMPRPGPWMVTFRKWMALPMALTALALVWLLGQLVGGAGWVLGAIAAAAMLLGIIIIKRQQAPVSLILGLGSTLMIMGFLALDRLPNSAVTQPSVAELGGEAFSEEKLAQLRKGGKPVFLYFTADWCVTCKVNEAAAIDRDETKKAFEKAAIVTMVGDYTRRDPVITRFLAKHGRSGVPLYLYYPPQGEAKILPQILSVSDLTGLAN
- a CDS encoding MATE family efflux transporter; this encodes MTAPAHQRDLTVGPVAKTLFLFALPSLGVNILQSLNNSVNSIWIGQFLGEEALAASANAGLIMFLMFSALFGFSMATTILIGQNMGRRDVESVRRVMGTATGIFFVSGAVTAALGWIFAPQMLRLMATPEGAYPFALAYLRVMFLSMPTSFVMILISSSLRGVGDSVTPFWNTVLNVGLDIVLNPVFILGLGPIPAMGIAGSALATLIASIISLALLIRKIYAKDLTIRLRGAELKWVRPDPRFLKPIARMGLPMGLSMIIMSGSALVMIGLVNREGVDTTAAFGVMNQLWSYVQMPAVAVGSAVSAMVAQNIGANNWARVDRAVWSGIVINLIMSGILVLLTTVFAAPLLGLFLPDGSPAIAIAIAIHINHIIGWSFILMGVSVVVTFAVRANGAVLAPLLILIFAAIVVRFLVGFGLLDRFGADAIWAAFIATSIASGILSIAYYLHGGWRKAKAMPFASAAAAAE